TGGAGAGAGGTAGGACATTTTTTCCATTACCTGTAAAAACAGGGATATTTGTTATTGAACCGGTACCCGATACCCAACATCAGGTAATTCGGCGTTTGGAAGTTCTGAAGATTATAGCCGATATGGATAAACGAATTTCTGGTAACTTCCACTTTCAGCGCCAACATCTGGTATAGTCCGGCCAGGTCGCCACCTCCGTGGACGATATTCGAACCGATACCCACACCCACCGTAAAGTAAGGCATCACATACTCCGCCCGTGCAGAAATACCTAAAGCCAATTGTTTGTTAACCGGTGGATTATGAAACGTGTATCCGGGATTTTTACCACCAGGCTCAACAATATAGTCTTCGGTATACACGTTTGCACTGCTGTCGTAAATACCGTCCAGCGATAAACCGGCACGCAGCTTGTAACCAAAGTTATACATGGGGTTGATGTTGAAGCCGCCTACCGGATATTCGTGCGGTGAGGCTATTCCTTTGCCTTCAAGATAAACACCTTTTCGCCGCCACGAACCGAACAAAACAATATCGTAACTCACATGGCGGGGAAAATCTGCCACTGCTCCCCGGTATGGGGACTGCCGGGACATTATACTAGGATTAAGCGTGTACATCAGCCCCAGCTTGACTCCTGCCGTATTTAATCCTGCATTGGGAAACTGTGTGTTCCCGTTGGAAAAGTGTGCGATGCTGATACCCCCAATCAGGTTGAAGTATTGTGAAAGTGTTTGGTTGAGATAAAATCCGGTGTTCATATATGCGTTTATTTTCGAGCCGATGACGCGGCTATCCGGATTTGTTTTGGGATGGTAAGGTTTCCATCCGCCCGATAACCCGAAGTTCCACTCGTAATGAAGCGACAACTTGGAGGTCATTTGTGCTAAACGAGCACCTTGAAACAAATACACGGCAAGGGGGGCTCCCAATTGCTGAGGCTCGCCAAACGTAAAATATGCAACTCCAATCCCTTGGTGCGGTATACCGTAAATGCTCCCTGCAGGGGAGCCGGGCTTAAATTGAAAGGAGTACTTCAGGTGGGTGGAAAACGAATTCCGAATGGGTTTGGAGCGGGCATTCTCGCCTTTCAGAAAATTATGGGTAGGAATAATGTATCCCGGCCGGGCTTCGAATTCCAATCTGTTCCGGAACCTATCCGGTTGGAGCACAGAATCTGAACGTGTTTGAGCGGACGAGGGTTTCGTGGCGAAAAACAGGAAAACAGTAGCAAAAATTAATAATTTGTATGTGATTTGTTTGTTCATAAAAATCTAATCCCCGATTCCCAACTCCGCAATCCGTTTACATCCTTTCCGGCACTTCAATCCCAAACAATACCATTCCCTTTTTGATGGTTATGGCTACGTTCTTCGAAAGCAGCAGGCGGAACGCACGCAGGGCTTCGTCCTTTTCACGCAGCATGGGGAAATCGTGATAGAACTGGTTGAATTCTTTGGCCAGATCGTACACGTAATTTCCGATTAGCGAGACGTTGTATTCGTCTCCGGCCTGTTTGACGATATCCGGAAATTCAGCCAGCAACTGCACCAACCCTTCTTCTTTTTCAGAAAGAACAATGTCTGCCTGCATTGATTCAGGAACAGGAATCCCTTGTTCCTCGGCTTTGCGCAAAACTGATTTGATGCGGGCGTGGGTGTATTGGATAAACGGACCGGTATTCCCGTTAAAATCAATGGATTCTTTCGGATTGAAGGTCATGTTTTTTTTCGGATCTACTTTCAGAATGAAATATTTCAGGGCCCCCATTCCAATCATGGTTACAACACGATCGGCTTCCTCTGGTGTTACACCGTCCAGCTTTCCCAGTTCTTCCGAAGTTTCGCGGGCGGTCTGAATCATCTCGGCCATCAAATCATCGGCATCCACTACGGTCCCTTCACGCGATTTCATCTTGCCTTCGGGCAGTTCCACCATCCCGTAAGAGAAATGGACCAATCCTTTTCCGAATTCAAAACCCAGCTTATCGAGCAGTATGGAGAGCACCTGGAAATGGTAGTTTTGTTCATTTCCAACCACGTAAATCATGGTGTCTATGGGATAGTCATCGAACCGGAGCTTCGCTGTGCCGATATCTTGCGTCATGTACACTGAAGTTCCGTCGGAGCGAAGAAGGATTTTTTCATCAAGCCCTTCATGGGTTAAATCGGCCCATACCGACCCGTCTTCACGCTGGTAGAAAACACCCTCTTTCAATCCTCGCAGCACCTCGTCTTTTCCAGCCAGGTAGGTTTGCGACTCGTAATAGATCTTGTCGAACGAGACCCCCAGCTTTTCGTACGTCTCATCGAAACCGGCATACACCCATCCGTTCATCATTTTCCATAAATTCACAGTTTGGGCATCGTTTGCTTCCCATTGACGAAGCATCTCGCGCGCTTCCTCCATCAAAACCGATTGGGCTTCGGCTTGCTCCCTTGATAGTCCGGCAGCCTGCAGGTCGGCTAGTTCGGCTTTGTATTTTTTATCGAAAAGCACATAATACTTGCCGATGAGGTGGTCGCCTTTCTTGCCCGATGATGCGGGTGTTTCCCCATCTCCCCATTTCTGCCAGGCCAGCATCGATTTGCAGATATGGATACCCCGGTCGTTCACGATATTGGTTTTTACCACCCGTTTACCGTTGGCTTTCAGTATTTCACAGAGCGAATGTCCCAGGAGATTGTTACGGATGTGTCCCAGATGAAGCGGTTTGTTGGTGTTGGGCGACGAATATTCCACCATAAACAAGGGTGCGTCATTAGCAACAGGTGTGAAGCCGAATTCGGGATTTTTATCGATGTTCTCGAGCAGATCAAGCCATACTTTCGAGGCAATCGTCAGGTTTAGAAAACCTTTTATCACGTTAAACTCCGAAACAACGGGTGATTTATCGGCCAGGTACATACCGATTTCCTGTGCCGTTTGTTCGGGATTCTTCTTCGAAATCTTTAACAAAGGAAAGGTTACGAGGGTGAAATGTCCTTTAAATTCTTTCTTTGTTTTCTGAAGTGTGATTTGCGATGCATTTACATCTACGCTGTACAATTCTTTTATTGCGCTTATAATTGCAGTCTGAAGTATATTCTCGATGTTCATAATGTGAATTTGCTGATTGAGTGTGCAAAGATACAAACAATCTACGAAAGAAACTTCCTCTCCGAAGCCCTATCCACCAGATATACCAGCGATTTATACGTTACACCGCTGTTTATCGACAAGCCGATTTCGCAGGTGCGACTGTTGGAATACCCTTCGGTAGCATCGCCGATATCGTGCTTAAGGGATGCGAGCGCCGAACGGTTCAACTCGGGATAGAAAAAGCCGCGATCGCCTGCCCATCCGCAACACGAAACGTTTTCGGAGACGATGACTTTGTCGGCACAAAGAGCCGCGACAGTATATAGTTTTTCTTCGAGGTGCATTTTCGTTGAACTGCATGTGGTATGAATGGCGATGGACACAGGTTGCTTTTCGAAGGTCAGTTTGTCTAACAGAAAATCATGAATAAACTCTACCTGGTCGTACAGTCTCAGGCGGGAGTCGAGCGTTTCACGCATGTGCAGCAGACAGGGACTCATGTCGCACACGATAGGCAGTTCGCCGTTCCGGCTCGCTCTGAGCAATGCACCGTTCAACTCCGACTCTTTCTGCCGCGCTTGCTTCCGAAACCCTTTACTGCTGAATGCCATTCCACAGCACAACTTATCCTTTCCTTCCGGGATTATAACGGTATAACCTGCTTTTCGCAACAGAGAAAGCATTTTCGAAGGGATATCCTCTGTTTCTGCGTAGCCGAAAGAAGGGCCGCTCATGGAGCGCGTGATGCACGATGGGAAATAAACCACTACGGGCGCATCGGCACTGTGGCCCGGAAAAATGTTACGAACAATTTTCCGGCTCCCCGACGGCGTATATCTTGTCCATAAGGGAAAGAGGCCGTCGCCCATTTTGTATACCCCTTTCGTTATATCTTCCATTGGGTTGTAACCTATAATTTTTGCGATGAAATGGGGGATTTTTAACAAACCACGTATCAGTGATGTGGCCGATGCCATATTATTAGCCATACTGCTTGCAACTCTGTTCGCGAATTTTCCGTTTTCTTTCCAGCGAAGTTCTTTCACCAGCGACCCCGTATCGATGTTTACAGGGCAGGCAATGGCGCAAAGTCCGTCGGTAGCGCAAGTTTCGTTAAACTCATATGCCATCTCTCCTGCCCATCTTTCGCGCAACTTTTTATCAAAACGACTATCGACTAATTCCGTTAACCGACGATACGCTACAATACGCTGACGTGGTGTAAAGGTTAACTCTTTTGACGGACAAGTTACTTCGCAAAACCCGCATTCGATGCATTTGTCAATCAATGGATTGGCATCGGGGATATTTTTTAGGTTCTTGATGAAAACGTCTTTATCGTCGTTGATAATTACTCCCGGATTCAATATGTGATTTGGGTCGAAAGCCGATTTTATGCGTTTCATTAACCCATAAATCT
This portion of the Petrimonas sulfuriphila genome encodes:
- a CDS encoding acyloxyacyl hydrolase; amino-acid sequence: MNKQITYKLLIFATVFLFFATKPSSAQTRSDSVLQPDRFRNRLEFEARPGYIIPTHNFLKGENARSKPIRNSFSTHLKYSFQFKPGSPAGSIYGIPHQGIGVAYFTFGEPQQLGAPLAVYLFQGARLAQMTSKLSLHYEWNFGLSGGWKPYHPKTNPDSRVIGSKINAYMNTGFYLNQTLSQYFNLIGGISIAHFSNGNTQFPNAGLNTAGVKLGLMYTLNPSIMSRQSPYRGAVADFPRHVSYDIVLFGSWRRKGVYLEGKGIASPHEYPVGGFNINPMYNFGYKLRAGLSLDGIYDSSANVYTEDYIVEPGGKNPGYTFHNPPVNKQLALGISARAEYVMPYFTVGVGIGSNIVHGGGDLAGLYQMLALKVEVTRNSFIHIGYNLQNFQTPNYLMLGIGYRFNNKYPCFYR
- a CDS encoding arginine--tRNA ligase, producing the protein MNIENILQTAIISAIKELYSVDVNASQITLQKTKKEFKGHFTLVTFPLLKISKKNPEQTAQEIGMYLADKSPVVSEFNVIKGFLNLTIASKVWLDLLENIDKNPEFGFTPVANDAPLFMVEYSSPNTNKPLHLGHIRNNLLGHSLCEILKANGKRVVKTNIVNDRGIHICKSMLAWQKWGDGETPASSGKKGDHLIGKYYVLFDKKYKAELADLQAAGLSREQAEAQSVLMEEAREMLRQWEANDAQTVNLWKMMNGWVYAGFDETYEKLGVSFDKIYYESQTYLAGKDEVLRGLKEGVFYQREDGSVWADLTHEGLDEKILLRSDGTSVYMTQDIGTAKLRFDDYPIDTMIYVVGNEQNYHFQVLSILLDKLGFEFGKGLVHFSYGMVELPEGKMKSREGTVVDADDLMAEMIQTARETSEELGKLDGVTPEEADRVVTMIGMGALKYFILKVDPKKNMTFNPKESIDFNGNTGPFIQYTHARIKSVLRKAEEQGIPVPESMQADIVLSEKEEGLVQLLAEFPDIVKQAGDEYNVSLIGNYVYDLAKEFNQFYHDFPMLREKDEALRAFRLLLSKNVAITIKKGMVLFGIEVPERM